One segment of Anastrepha obliqua isolate idAnaObli1 chromosome 3, idAnaObli1_1.0, whole genome shotgun sequence DNA contains the following:
- the LOC129242304 gene encoding protein obstructor-E-like, with product MLWASLTSVNICNGVSDRVFLPYLGNCSKYYICMSGQPIEQHCNSGYHFDAKDQSCTYPDVAKCLPNCTNAPSAIVRECCDGLQYNAETDRCDFPQYVDCVDNMCSIFNDPNNITFLTSKAVCDKYFICMDGNAYAQNCSNGLQFNKSCNCCDFPKKCQVQYNCCCAQHHALFEDATQAR from the exons ATGCTTTGGGCCAGCCTTACGTCAGTGAACATCTGCAATGGCGTCAGTGATAGGGTATTCTTGCCCTACCTCGGCAACTGCTCCAAATACTATATTTGCATGAGCGGTCAACCTATAGAGCAACATTGCAACTCCGGCTACCATTTCGACGCCAAGGATCAAAGCTGTACTTACCCGGATGTGGCTAAATGCCTGCCCAACTGCACCAATGCACCTTCTGCGATCGTACGCGAGTGCTGTGATGGTTTGCAGTACAATGCCGAAACAGATCGTTGCGATTTCCCACAATATGTGGACTGCGTGGACAATATGTGCAGCATATTCAATGATCCGAACAATATTACATTCCTCACCAGCAAGGCGGTATGTGATAAGTACTTCATTTGTATGGATGGTAACGCCTATGCTCAGAATTGTTCCAATGGTTTGCAATTCAATAAATCGTGTAATTGTTGTGATTTCCCAAAGAAATGTCAAGTGCAAT ATAACTGTTGCTGCGCGCAACATCATGCCCTATTCGAAGATGCCACACAGGCGCGCTGA